A window of the Desulfurellaceae bacterium genome harbors these coding sequences:
- a CDS encoding epoxide hydrolase N-terminal domain-containing protein, with product MSDLRDRLANTRWPDEIGNDGWTYGTRLADLKQLVAYWHTSYDWRRHERAMNAFPHYTVSIDD from the coding sequence CTGAGTGACCTGCGCGACCGGCTGGCCAACACCCGCTGGCCGGACGAAATCGGCAATGACGGCTGGACCTACGGCACCCGGCTGGCCGACCTCAAGCAGTTGGTCGCATACTGGCACACGAGCTACGACTGGCGCCGGCACGAGCGGGCGATGAACGCCTTTCCGCATTATACGGTCAGCATCGACGATCA
- a CDS encoding NIPSNAP family protein, protein MVYEMRVYTLQPGKVPEFQALIEQEALPVISKYSKLVGWWSTEVGPLNEVVHIWAYEDMNHRAQARAAQGEDPALQAFRPRAQEMIVSQYNKIMTPASFSPLQ, encoded by the coding sequence ATGGTCTACGAAATGCGTGTGTACACACTACAGCCGGGCAAGGTGCCGGAGTTTCAGGCGCTGATCGAACAGGAAGCCCTGCCCGTGATCAGCAAATACTCCAAGCTGGTCGGCTGGTGGTCAACCGAGGTCGGTCCGCTCAACGAGGTGGTCCACATCTGGGCCTATGAAGACATGAATCACCGTGCCCAGGCCCGGGCCGCCCAGGGCGAAGATCCCGCCCTGCAAGCCTTCCGGCCCCGCGCCCAGGAGATGATTGTCAGCCAGTACAACAAGATCATGACGCCGGCCAGTTTTTCGCCCCTGCAGTAA
- a CDS encoding DUF2281 domain-containing protein yields the protein MDSDRTQVQILMEKIQILPPEKIAEVEDFVDFLRQRSEKQRLPRAAAKLSEVPFQKIWDNPDDAVYDEL from the coding sequence ATGGACTCTGATCGGACACAGGTGCAAATCCTCATGGAGAAAATTCAGATTCTCCCACCAGAGAAAATTGCCGAGGTCGAAGACTTTGTCGATTTCTTACGGCAGCGTAGCGAGAAACAGCGCCTTCCCCGGGCGGCGGCGAAGCTGTCCGAGGTTCCCTTCCAGAAAATCTGGGATAATCCCGATGACGCTGTCTACGACGAGCTATGA
- a CDS encoding type II toxin-antitoxin system PemK/MazF family toxin, protein MTLSTTSYEFGDVVLVPFPFTDQTTSKKRPAVVISSSAYHEARPDLIIMAITSQLKASPTVGESAIAEWKETGLLRPSVMKPVLTTIERGLVLKKLGSLGSQDQQTLSAILDVILGRIDTPGTQR, encoded by the coding sequence ATGACGCTGTCTACGACGAGCTATGAGTTTGGTGATGTTGTCTTGGTCCCGTTTCCCTTTACAGATCAAACGACGAGTAAAAAGCGACCGGCTGTTGTGATCAGTTCGAGCGCTTATCATGAGGCGCGTCCCGATCTTATCATCATGGCGATCACAAGCCAGCTGAAAGCGTCACCGACTGTTGGAGAGAGCGCTATAGCAGAGTGGAAAGAGACCGGTCTTTTGAGACCTTCGGTTATGAAACCGGTTCTCACGACTATCGAGAGAGGGCTTGTCCTCAAAAAACTGGGCAGCCTGGGATCACAAGACCAACAGACCCTGTCAGCAATCCTCGACGTAATTCTCGGCCGGATCGACACGCCCGGGACACAAAGGTAA
- a CDS encoding FAD-dependent oxidoreductase, with the protein MPDSLWLTESPPASAALHGSVRADVAIVGGGITGLSAAYHFKQRYPNKQIVILEGQRIGFGASGRNSGFISREYHGWDSLFFSKGAAAVEPYARYAEQGYRHLVETIAREAIDCDLQESGALRLAKKDAEVRTLEKQVPAYARLGRSVELWQGTDLAARIGSEFYPAGVFLPHWATLHPGKLVRGLSSAVEAQGVHIYEHTPVQQLRRGNPVELVCPDGQLSADTVVVATNAYTPQLGLFRRILMPLHLYVMVTRPVDEAVIGRGAWTSVPGRYEMDATHTIRLTPDGRLLIRGGARYDYNSRVADRHQPRAYRRLAERLLARYPYLGSVQTAHGWSGVMALTRAHTPLLGWLDNDTRVLFSVGYNGFGLVSGFYGGRLVCELYAEQPNPDLVLMSSPAKAGWLPPEPLRYVSLNVSLALRHHRL; encoded by the coding sequence TTGCCGGACAGTTTATGGCTGACCGAGTCGCCCCCGGCCTCTGCCGCGCTCCACGGCAGCGTGCGGGCCGACGTCGCCATCGTCGGCGGCGGCATCACCGGACTCAGCGCGGCCTACCATTTCAAGCAGCGTTATCCGAACAAACAGATTGTCATCCTCGAAGGCCAGCGTATCGGCTTTGGGGCCAGCGGCCGTAACAGCGGCTTCATCTCCCGCGAATACCACGGCTGGGACAGCCTCTTTTTCAGCAAAGGGGCGGCTGCGGTCGAACCCTACGCCCGATACGCCGAGCAGGGCTATCGGCACCTGGTCGAGACCATCGCGCGCGAAGCGATTGACTGCGACCTCCAGGAGAGCGGCGCGCTGCGGCTGGCCAAAAAGGACGCCGAGGTGCGAACGCTGGAAAAGCAGGTGCCGGCCTACGCCCGACTCGGTCGATCCGTCGAGCTGTGGCAGGGCACGGACCTGGCCGCACGGATCGGCTCAGAGTTTTATCCGGCCGGGGTTTTCCTGCCCCACTGGGCAACCCTCCATCCGGGCAAACTCGTCCGGGGTCTCAGCAGCGCGGTTGAGGCGCAGGGCGTCCATATCTACGAACACACCCCTGTGCAACAGCTGCGGCGGGGCAACCCGGTCGAGCTGGTCTGCCCGGACGGTCAGCTCAGCGCCGACACGGTCGTTGTCGCCACCAACGCCTATACCCCGCAACTGGGCCTGTTCAGACGCATTCTCATGCCTCTCCATTTGTACGTCATGGTCACCCGACCGGTGGACGAGGCCGTCATCGGTCGCGGCGCCTGGACCAGCGTCCCTGGGCGCTATGAGATGGATGCCACCCATACGATTCGGCTCACTCCCGACGGCCGCCTGCTGATCAGGGGCGGCGCCCGCTACGACTACAACAGCCGGGTCGCCGACCGTCACCAGCCGCGGGCCTACCGGCGCCTGGCCGAGCGGCTGCTCGCCCGCTATCCCTACCTGGGCAGCGTCCAGACCGCCCATGGCTGGAGCGGCGTGATGGCCCTCACCCGCGCCCACACGCCGCTGCTGGGCTGGCTGGACAACGACACGCGTGTCCTGTTCAGCGTCGGCTACAACGGTTTCGGCCTGGTAAGCGGGTTTTACGGCGGCAGGCTGGTGTGCGAGCTGTACGCCGAGCAGCCCAACCCGGATCTGGTGCTGATGTCCTCGCCCGCCAAGGCTGGCTGGCTGCCGCCCGAGCCGCTGCGCTATGTGTCTCTCAACGTGTCTCTGGCCCTGCGGCATCATCGCTTGTGA
- a CDS encoding alpha/beta hydrolase, whose product MPQARIDDSLTLYYEHDDYTDPWTSPETILLIHGVADTSKAWFAWVPRLARRFRLVRPDLRGFGQSSVPPADYAWSLSGFGQDLKGLLDHLGLPAVHVVGQRVGGSVAMQFAHDYPDCVKSLTVIGGPASLANSALNPGAWLKQVEQEGVESWARTTMDRRLGTVSPAMREWWIQEMGKAPAQVMAGIFAYVGGMDITALLPDIQAPTLVITSDRGALAAVETVRGWQTRIPNSRLLVLPSTAYHLAAALPDACADAVLSFIGELQA is encoded by the coding sequence ATGCCACAGGCGCGTATCGACGACAGTTTGACCCTGTATTATGAGCACGACGATTATACCGATCCGTGGACGAGCCCGGAAACGATCCTGCTCATCCACGGCGTGGCGGATACCAGCAAAGCCTGGTTTGCCTGGGTGCCACGTCTGGCCCGACGCTTCCGCCTGGTCCGACCCGACCTCAGAGGCTTTGGCCAGTCCAGCGTGCCGCCGGCCGACTACGCCTGGTCGCTGAGCGGCTTCGGCCAGGACCTCAAGGGCTTGCTCGATCACCTGGGCCTGCCTGCCGTCCACGTTGTCGGCCAGCGGGTCGGCGGCAGCGTGGCCATGCAGTTCGCCCATGACTATCCCGACTGTGTCAAAAGCCTGACCGTCATCGGCGGGCCGGCCAGCCTGGCCAACAGCGCCCTGAATCCTGGCGCCTGGCTCAAACAGGTCGAACAGGAAGGCGTTGAGAGCTGGGCGCGCACGACTATGGATCGGCGTTTGGGCACGGTCAGTCCGGCCATGCGGGAATGGTGGATTCAGGAGATGGGCAAGGCGCCGGCCCAGGTCATGGCCGGGATCTTTGCCTATGTCGGCGGTATGGACATCACCGCTCTTCTGCCCGATATCCAAGCCCCGACCCTGGTCATTACCAGCGACAGGGGAGCGCTGGCTGCGGTCGAGACGGTCCGCGGGTGGCAGACCCGGATTCCGAACTCCCGGCTGCTGGTCCTGCCCAGCACGGCCTACCACCTGGCCGCAGCCCTGCCGGACGCCTGTGCCGACGCGGTTCTGTCTTTCATCGGAGAGCTGCAAGCGTGA
- a CDS encoding CocE/NonD family hydrolase, translating to MNKALDYPVRVIPQLAIPMADGVRLGVRLYMPDAPNDGPFPAIVESHPYRKDDNKVARDRRTHSSLARKGYVGVRLDTRGSGASEGIAQNEYTRQEQYDCLQVLAWLADQPWCSGQLGMYGSSYGGISAIQTAMHAPPKLKAIIAMHALADRYGQDVHYHGGCLPVNESVAWAGRMVALNALPPLPDIVGEEWFARWRERLEHTPQWPFAWLRHQTRDAYWQNGSVCDDWDAIQCPVFAIGGWADSYQDFVLQLLQHLRVPCKGLIGPWLHDMPHVARPGPQIDHLREMLRWWDYWLKGIQNGVMDEPQLTVWVQGSRPPEPYRETTPGHWRSETEWPVARTDYQSWYIGPAGTFAPHLPSDASPDCWTGPPSPGLAAPFWCTGLRPSGLPRDQRGDDARALSYTSTPLAEPLEILGFPRLELYVAAAEPIAQLAVKLCDVGPDGASLLVTRGVLNLTHRDSHARPSPLVPGRIYPVRLELSSICHVFAPGRRLRLSIAGADWPLVWPPPRPASLTVCHDTAHPSRLVLPVIPAQSPALPLPVFAPPEVPVAPVRSEDAERSYMVRHDMLDGTTTLDTRVGGSSVLTEQGLRMTETNAKELSMRDGDPLSCTARMRRHLEWQRPGWKVVIDSLIELSCTADTFIVTIELRAAYNAELIFSRRWREAFPRLLG from the coding sequence ATGAACAAGGCTCTAGACTATCCGGTCCGCGTCATTCCCCAGCTGGCCATCCCGATGGCCGACGGCGTCCGGCTCGGCGTCCGCCTGTACATGCCGGATGCCCCCAACGACGGTCCGTTTCCGGCTATTGTCGAATCGCACCCGTACCGCAAAGACGACAACAAAGTCGCCCGCGATCGGCGCACCCACAGCTCTCTGGCCCGCAAGGGCTATGTTGGGGTGCGGCTCGATACCAGGGGCAGCGGCGCCTCGGAGGGCATTGCCCAGAACGAGTACACCCGCCAGGAACAGTACGACTGCCTTCAGGTCCTGGCCTGGCTGGCCGACCAGCCGTGGTGCAGCGGCCAACTCGGCATGTATGGCTCCTCCTACGGGGGAATCAGCGCCATACAGACCGCCATGCACGCCCCGCCCAAGCTGAAAGCGATCATTGCCATGCATGCCCTGGCTGACCGCTACGGCCAGGACGTGCACTACCACGGCGGCTGTCTGCCGGTCAACGAATCCGTTGCCTGGGCCGGCCGTATGGTAGCCCTGAACGCGCTGCCGCCACTGCCGGACATCGTCGGCGAGGAGTGGTTCGCGCGCTGGCGTGAGCGGCTTGAGCACACTCCCCAATGGCCGTTCGCCTGGCTGCGCCATCAGACCCGCGACGCCTACTGGCAGAACGGCTCGGTGTGCGACGACTGGGACGCGATTCAGTGCCCGGTGTTCGCCATCGGTGGCTGGGCCGACAGCTATCAGGATTTTGTCCTCCAGCTGCTCCAGCACCTGCGCGTGCCGTGCAAGGGCTTGATCGGTCCGTGGCTGCACGACATGCCGCACGTGGCCCGGCCCGGTCCCCAGATCGACCACCTGCGGGAAATGCTGCGCTGGTGGGACTACTGGCTCAAGGGGATCCAGAACGGCGTCATGGACGAGCCGCAGCTGACCGTCTGGGTCCAGGGCTCGCGCCCGCCCGAGCCGTATCGGGAAACGACGCCCGGTCACTGGCGATCTGAAACCGAGTGGCCGGTAGCGCGGACCGACTATCAGTCCTGGTATATCGGGCCGGCCGGGACGTTTGCCCCACACCTGCCGTCGGACGCCAGCCCGGACTGCTGGACTGGTCCTCCCAGCCCCGGTCTGGCCGCCCCGTTCTGGTGCACCGGTCTGCGGCCCAGCGGCCTGCCCCGCGACCAGCGCGGCGATGACGCGCGCGCGCTGAGCTACACCTCCACCCCGCTTGCCGAGCCGCTGGAGATTTTGGGCTTTCCCCGGCTGGAGCTGTACGTCGCGGCCGCGGAGCCGATTGCCCAGCTGGCGGTCAAACTGTGCGATGTCGGCCCCGACGGCGCTTCCCTGCTGGTCACCCGCGGCGTACTCAACCTGACCCATCGGGACAGTCACGCCCGGCCGAGCCCGCTGGTACCGGGCCGCATCTATCCGGTCCGTCTTGAGCTGAGCAGCATCTGCCACGTGTTCGCCCCGGGCCGTCGTCTGCGGCTGAGCATCGCCGGGGCCGACTGGCCGCTGGTCTGGCCGCCGCCGCGCCCGGCCAGCCTGACGGTCTGCCATGATACCGCCCATCCCTCCCGGCTCGTCCTGCCGGTCATTCCGGCCCAGTCTCCGGCTCTGCCGCTGCCGGTCTTTGCCCCGCCCGAGGTGCCGGTCGCGCCCGTCCGCTCAGAAGACGCTGAGCGCTCCTATATGGTCCGCCACGACATGCTTGACGGCACAACGACGCTCGACACCCGGGTCGGTGGGAGCAGCGTCCTGACCGAGCAGGGGCTGCGCATGACCGAAACAAACGCCAAAGAGCTGTCCATGCGGGACGGCGATCCCCTGAGCTGCACGGCCCGGATGCGCCGTCACCTGGAATGGCAGCGGCCGGGCTGGAAGGTGGTGATCGACAGTCTGATCGAGCTGAGCTGTACCGCGGACACGTTTATTGTCACTATTGAGCTGCGAGCCGCATACAACGCTGAGCTGATTTTCAGCCGGCGCTGGCGGGAAGCGTTTCCGCGGCTGCTGGGCTAA
- a CDS encoding cold shock domain-containing protein → MSTSLQAGARFPDLCLPDHTGRRVSLSQLTAPDEFDRHLGFAHGRPLIVVVYRGFFCPRDRLQLGQLVSFYPEIELNQTGLVALSTDPPPVAAAYRAGLGARFPFLSDHQRRAIRRLGIVDNTDGEYPEVAIPHTVCLAPDLTIHSVYTGWWLAGRPSVEELRCDIRALRARLDDYAHAAWDTPEVRAVRIPAAYWAGHTAKPWRTVGHGRGRVAWFTRGRGMIRSEQGEELFVHFSAIPGQGDRRLEPGARVSFEIAEGPHGRYAVEVRALETDTDGRDG, encoded by the coding sequence ATGTCCACATCGCTTCAGGCCGGTGCGCGCTTTCCCGATCTGTGCCTGCCCGACCACACCGGTCGGCGTGTCAGCCTGTCGCAGCTGACCGCCCCGGACGAGTTCGACCGGCACCTCGGCTTTGCCCACGGCCGGCCGCTGATCGTGGTGGTGTATCGCGGCTTTTTCTGTCCTCGGGATCGTCTCCAGCTCGGCCAACTGGTGTCGTTTTACCCCGAGATCGAACTCAACCAGACCGGCCTGGTGGCGCTCAGCACCGACCCGCCTCCGGTTGCCGCCGCCTACCGAGCGGGTCTGGGCGCTCGCTTTCCCTTTCTGAGCGACCACCAGCGGCGGGCAATTCGCCGGCTGGGTATTGTCGATAACACCGATGGTGAGTATCCCGAGGTCGCCATTCCGCATACCGTGTGTCTGGCGCCTGATTTGACCATCCATAGCGTCTACACCGGCTGGTGGCTGGCCGGGCGACCGAGCGTGGAAGAGCTGCGGTGCGATATCCGGGCTCTCAGAGCGCGGCTGGACGACTATGCGCACGCGGCCTGGGATACCCCGGAGGTCAGGGCGGTGCGTATCCCGGCCGCGTACTGGGCCGGACACACGGCCAAGCCGTGGCGGACGGTCGGCCACGGACGGGGGCGGGTGGCGTGGTTTACCCGGGGGCGAGGGATGATCCGCTCGGAGCAGGGCGAGGAGCTTTTTGTTCACTTCAGCGCCATTCCGGGTCAGGGAGACCGCCGCCTGGAGCCCGGCGCCCGGGTAAGTTTCGAGATTGCCGAGGGACCGCACGGGCGCTACGCGGTCGAGGTCCGGGCGCTTGAGACCGACACGGACGGGCGGGACGGCTGA
- a CDS encoding enoyl-CoA hydratase/isomerase family protein, whose translation MARFEDYANNYQTIRMERRDGVLQLTFHTDGGSLQWGLLPHRECTQAFAEIGTDPDNKLIIMTGTGADFSGPRSTPSSRPQVNPRSWDPVYWEGKHLLSNLLDIEVPMISAINGPALRHSEIPLLCDIVLASETAEFQDSAHFPNGMVPGDGMHVVYPLLLGPNRGRYFLLTGQILSAGQALELGLVNEVVAPDALLPRAWELAEQLLRQPPLTLRYSRVVLTQDLKRRMLDLLGYGLALEGLGLLDFESQ comes from the coding sequence ATGGCCAGATTTGAGGACTACGCCAACAACTACCAAACGATCCGCATGGAGCGCCGGGACGGCGTGTTGCAGCTGACCTTCCATACCGACGGGGGCAGTTTGCAGTGGGGGCTGTTGCCCCACCGTGAGTGCACCCAGGCGTTCGCCGAGATCGGCACCGACCCGGACAACAAACTGATCATCATGACCGGTACGGGCGCCGATTTTTCCGGTCCCCGGTCTACGCCGTCGTCGCGGCCCCAGGTCAACCCCCGCAGCTGGGACCCGGTCTACTGGGAGGGCAAACACCTGCTGAGCAATCTGCTGGATATCGAGGTGCCTATGATCAGCGCCATTAACGGCCCGGCCCTGCGCCACTCCGAAATCCCGCTGCTGTGTGACATTGTGCTGGCGTCTGAGACGGCCGAGTTTCAGGACTCGGCGCATTTCCCCAACGGCATGGTGCCGGGCGACGGCATGCACGTCGTCTACCCCCTGCTGCTGGGGCCCAACCGGGGGCGCTATTTTCTGCTGACCGGGCAGATCCTGTCGGCCGGGCAGGCTCTGGAGCTGGGGCTGGTCAACGAAGTGGTGGCGCCGGACGCCCTGCTGCCCCGGGCCTGGGAGCTGGCCGAGCAGCTGCTGCGCCAGCCGCCGCTGACCCTGCGCTATAGCCGGGTGGTGCTGACCCAGGACCTCAAGCGGCGCATGCTCGACCTGCTCGGCTATGGTCTGGCTTTAGAAGGGCTGGGGCTTTTGGATTTCGAGTCGCAATAG